DNA sequence from the Lachancea thermotolerans CBS 6340 chromosome H complete sequence genome:
ACGATCTTTGGGAGATATCATACTCTGTTTCGCCggttcaaaagttttgggGAAAATCAATTGAGTTTGTGAATGAAGGTGAAATTAAACTCACCATCAAGTCTATTGGCGAGCGCTATGTTTGGTCTCAACCAAACACTATCctcaaaaaccttttcGCCGGCGAAAGATATATTGAACCTGCAAACCACATGGAAGTCGTTTCATCACATAATATGAAGGCTAGGgttgctttcaaagctgcaGGGATGTTCAGTGGTCGTTCCGAAGACTTGTCTATAGTCATCCACAGTGGTTCGAAGCAGGTCGGCCTGTTGAAAGGTCACTGGACTAAAAGTATTGTGAACTCTCAGAACGGCGAGACAATATGGGAAATTGGCGAGCTGGTTCCCAATCAGGAGAAGAAGTACGGTTTCACTAAATTCACCGCCAACTTGAATGAAATAACTGAGATTGAACAGAGCCAAATTCCTATCACTGACTCAAGAATGAGACCCGATCTGCGGCTCTACGAGAAGGGTCACGTCGACGAAgctgagaagctcaaacttgagcttgagcaagAACAGCGTGTCAGGCGCCAAGAGAGCAAGGATGTTCAGCCCCAGTACTTCAAGCGCTTGTCAGAGAAGCAATGGGTTTTCATTCAAGGGCCGCAGAGCTACTGGgaaaggagaagaagacatGACTGGGAGGGGCTAGTCCCATTATGGTGAGAAAATAGACCATAGAGCCTCTTAAATATTCGGATAAGTAAATTTAATGACCTAATGCCGTTTTCTCGacatttttgttgaccGTTGATCATTTCGTGTGCacaagtttttgacaaaTATTTTTAAGTTTAATTTAATTATGATGCgatgacttcaagaaagactAACGCGAAGAAACACAATGCCCAACGAAGACATCGAAATCAACACAATTTGTTCAGATTTGGAATCTTCTCAATTCACCCTCCATGCATGCTGCAATGATGACCACAAAATCGATGAAAAGTCTGCTCCTAGAAGACTTCCCAaaataaaaatttttggcaCTGGAGGAACAATTGCTTCCAAAGGCGCTTCCTCGTCGGACACGGCTGACTACCACGTTGACTTAACGATTCAGCAGTTGTTACAAGCGGTCCCAGATATTTCGGGTATTTGCGAGATTGACTACGAGCAGCTATGCAATGTGGACTCGAAAGAAATCAACGAGAGCgtccttctcaaaatttACGCTGGTGTCTCCTCTGCTCTACAGACATTTGACGGCATTGTCATCACGCATGGTACTGACACTTTGGCCGAGACcactttcttcatcgaaagCACAATCGACTCCGGGGATGTTCCAATCGTGTTCGTGGGCTCCATGAGACCATCCACGAGTATTTCAGCGGACGGTCCCATGAACCTCTACCAGGCCATTTGCATTGCGGCAGACAAACAGTCTCGTGGTCGTGGTGTATTGGTGTCTCTCAACGACCAGATCTCTGCAGGTTATTATATAACCAAGACTAATGCCAACACGTTGGACTCCTTCAATGTCAGACAAGGCTACCTGGGCAACTTCGTCAACAACGAAATCCACTACTACTACCCCCCTGTTAAGCCAATGGTATGCCACAAATTCAAGCTGCAATTGAGCCTTGACAAAACCCTAATTTCAAGAACGACCTTCCCAACGGTGCACATTGTGTACGCGCATCAGTCCATAAGCCCCGCTCTCATTGAGCTCGTTTCGCAGCACTGTGAGGGTATGGTTATCGCTACTTTGGGTGCTGGTTCCTTGCCAGCGATCGTAAATGACAAAGTGCTGGACCTGCGAATTCCTGTCGTATACTCAAAA
Encoded proteins:
- the ASP1 gene encoding asparaginase ASP1 (highly similar to uniprot|P38986 Saccharomyces cerevisiae YDR321W ASP1 Cytosolic L-asparaginase involved in asparagine catabolism) codes for the protein MPNEDIEINTICSDLESSQFTLHACCNDDHKIDEKSAPRRLPKIKIFGTGGTIASKGASSSDTADYHVDLTIQQLLQAVPDISGICEIDYEQLCNVDSKEINESVLLKIYAGVSSALQTFDGIVITHGTDTLAETTFFIESTIDSGDVPIVFVGSMRPSTSISADGPMNLYQAICIAADKQSRGRGVLVSLNDQISAGYYITKTNANTLDSFNVRQGYLGNFVNNEIHYYYPPVKPMVCHKFKLQLSLDKTLISRTTFPTVHIVYAHQSISPALIELVSQHCEGMVIATLGAGSLPAIVNDKVLDLRIPVVYSKRSMDGMIPKANLPKPKGKDFFNIVASGYLNPEKSRILLQLCLFEKFTVEEIREVFSGVYGG